A single genomic interval of Koleobacter methoxysyntrophicus harbors:
- a CDS encoding homing endonuclease associated repeat-containing protein, with amino-acid sequence MHLAAENKKLDKTLKILKKYAEANGWPSQKEWDEYARENNLYSFMGIYYITKLNWETLRQELNIPPRNKTFSRDECIQALKQAAEEYGIFIKRSEYAEWQKNHRDMPTPAQISRRCGGFNKAKELAGLVPSRVLGRTIDDEEIYKALYDCSKDLGKIKFSEAEYLEWRQKQKTERPHIETIRVRLGGFLPEAKKKLDLNTYYAGPQEKYNETNWLPAVIRFIEDALKLENYEKWRQENDGPSLSVLRRFSGGYNDAVKKALIKYIEKK; translated from the coding sequence ATGCATTTGGCTGCAGAAAACAAAAAACTCGACAAAACCTTAAAAATTCTAAAAAAATACGCAGAAGCCAACGGCTGGCCCAGCCAAAAAGAATGGGATGAATATGCCAGAGAGAACAACCTCTATTCCTTTATGGGAATATATTATATCACAAAGCTGAACTGGGAAACGTTAAGGCAAGAACTGAATATTCCACCAAGAAACAAAACCTTTTCACGAGACGAATGTATCCAGGCGCTCAAACAGGCTGCGGAAGAGTACGGCATATTTATCAAGCGGTCCGAATACGCCGAATGGCAGAAAAACCATAGAGATATGCCTACCCCGGCCCAGATTTCCAGGCGCTGCGGAGGATTCAACAAAGCCAAGGAACTGGCAGGACTGGTTCCCAGCAGGGTTCTCGGCAGAACAATAGACGACGAAGAAATATATAAAGCTCTCTATGATTGCTCCAAAGACCTTGGAAAAATAAAATTCAGCGAAGCCGAGTATCTGGAATGGAGACAGAAGCAGAAGACAGAAAGACCCCATATAGAAACGATAAGGGTCAGACTGGGCGGGTTTCTGCCGGAGGCCAAAAAGAAACTCGATCTGAATACCTATTATGCGGGACCGCAGGAAAAATATAACGAAACCAACTGGCTTCCGGCCGTGATAAGATTTATCGAAGATGCCCTGAAGCTCGAAAACTACGAAAAATGGCGTCAGGAAAACGATGGCCCGTCCCTGTCGGTGCTCCGGAGGTTTTCTGGCGGTTACAATGATGCCGTGAAAAAGGCGCTTATAAAATATATCGAAAAAAAATAA
- a CDS encoding transposase: MKNRQYSDEFKEQLIKECQETGKAALAARRHEISPNTIHTWITKYRKRGTVKSLPKTKDNRNKAIEKQLTPKTIG, encoded by the coding sequence ATAAAAAACAGACAATATAGTGATGAATTTAAAGAGCAACTAATAAAAGAATGTCAGGAAACGGGTAAAGCAGCATTAGCAGCAAGGCGTCATGAAATTTCACCCAACACCATTCATACCTGGATCACCAAATACCGCAAAAGAGGAACCGTAAAATCCTTACCCAAAACAAAAGACAACCGTAATAAAGCAATAGAAAAGCAGCTAACACCGAAAACGATAGGCTAA
- a CDS encoding stalk domain-containing protein: MKNFSLKLSIKVLIIILMFICLIGINIGVADNLKATISDIKLFLNDKKIDEEVLIIGNSSYLPIRAISEILGLEVEWNGKTRTINLKGNSNLVKENKELKSKILKLQTELKECQTKIEEYKEEISKLKSDLKEYKEKHDYTYKKTKEDENKLDDIKISGVDELLNFLKENYSELDTPTGAWKFEFDIEENDLSFFQYDYWIQVDWSGGSPHDLKYSIKISDKDKKKTIELLKEFQKEIAEIAFKALPGKKIMGGFYSGFYKYPSIKVGYESIRFLTWVNYNASLDGEYSDAKVTEFHWYDELDDYDF; encoded by the coding sequence ATGAAAAATTTTTCACTTAAACTGTCGATAAAAGTATTAATAATAATACTCATGTTTATATGTTTAATAGGAATTAATATTGGAGTTGCTGATAATTTAAAAGCAACCATATCAGACATTAAATTGTTTTTAAATGACAAGAAAATTGATGAGGAAGTATTAATAATTGGCAATTCAAGTTATTTACCAATTAGAGCTATTAGTGAAATTTTAGGATTAGAAGTTGAATGGAACGGAAAAACAAGAACAATTAATTTAAAAGGAAATAGTAATCTTGTTAAAGAAAATAAAGAATTAAAATCTAAAATACTAAAGCTACAAACTGAGTTAAAAGAATGTCAAACAAAAATAGAAGAATATAAAGAAGAAATTTCAAAATTAAAATCTGATTTAAAAGAATATAAAGAAAAACATGATTATACTTATAAAAAGACAAAAGAAGATGAAAACAAATTAGATGATATAAAAATTTCTGGTGTAGATGAATTGCTTAATTTTCTTAAAGAAAATTATTCTGAATTAGATACTCCAACTGGAGCTTGGAAATTTGAATTTGATATAGAAGAAAATGATTTATCCTTTTTTCAATATGATTATTGGATACAAGTTGATTGGAGTGGCGGATCTCCTCATGATTTAAAGTATTCAATTAAGATAAGCGATAAGGATAAAAAGAAAACTATAGAATTATTAAAAGAATTTCAAAAAGAAATTGCTGAAATAGCATTTAAAGCTTTACCAGGTAAAAAGATAATGGGAGGTTTTTATTCGGGTTTTTATAAATATCCAAGTATAAAGGTGGGATATGAAAGTATCCGATTCTTAACATGGGTAAATTATAATGCTTCTTTGGATGGTGAATATTCTGACGCTAAAGTTACTGAATTCCACTGGTATGATGAGTTGGATGATTATGATTTTTAA
- a CDS encoding type II toxin-antitoxin system Phd/YefM family antitoxin, translating into MKTMPVTKVRMNIYKIIEQTRKNSEPIQITSRKGNAILISEEDWNAIQETLYLLSIPNLKESIMDADKTPLDEWKDEEDLGWDIS; encoded by the coding sequence ATGAAGACAATGCCTGTAACAAAGGTAAGGATGAACATATATAAAATAATTGAGCAAACAAGGAAGAACAGCGAACCAATCCAAATAACTTCCAGAAAAGGCAATGCAATTTTGATCTCTGAAGAAGACTGGAATGCAATTCAAGAAACACTGTATTTGCTGTCAATACCTAACTTAAAAGAAAGTATTATGGATGCAGATAAAACGCCATTAGATGAATGGAAAGATGAGGAAGACTTAGGATGGGATATAAGCTGA
- a CDS encoding tyrosine-type recombinase/integrase, whose translation MKLQTVYSIIPEFEQYLKEKDSRPKTIEAYLADLKKFIKWYQETAGELPEAASVGPLDIAEFKRHLQNKGYKPATVNRILQSLKIFFSWAEEVGVAKDNPAGSIKMIPVVKSAPRSLESKERQALIRAVYRAGKERDIAIVTLLMHTGLRVSELCALTLDDIKLRERSGYLTVRSGKGNKYREVPLNLTARKALKNWLAVRGDDPGPLFPGKTGRAMSIRNIEYMIEKYAYNARLEDITPHVLRHTFCKALVDAGESLDRVAELAGHSDLNVTARYTRPTRRDLQKSVDKLAWE comes from the coding sequence GTGAAACTGCAGACTGTGTACAGTATTATTCCTGAATTTGAACAGTATTTAAAAGAAAAAGACTCCAGACCAAAGACAATAGAAGCATATCTGGCCGATCTAAAAAAATTTATAAAATGGTATCAGGAAACAGCCGGCGAGCTGCCCGAAGCAGCATCGGTGGGACCGCTGGATATAGCGGAATTCAAGAGACATCTGCAGAACAAGGGTTATAAACCTGCAACGGTAAACAGAATACTCCAGTCGCTTAAAATATTCTTTAGCTGGGCAGAGGAAGTCGGTGTCGCAAAAGACAACCCGGCAGGCAGTATAAAAATGATTCCTGTGGTAAAAAGCGCGCCGCGTTCTTTGGAGTCGAAGGAGCGTCAGGCCCTTATACGGGCGGTTTACAGAGCGGGTAAAGAGAGGGACATAGCCATCGTAACGCTGCTTATGCACACAGGCCTGCGGGTTTCCGAATTGTGTGCCCTGACACTGGATGACATAAAGCTCCGCGAAAGAAGCGGGTATCTGACCGTGCGTTCCGGCAAGGGAAATAAATACCGGGAAGTACCGCTCAACCTGACGGCCAGGAAAGCGCTGAAAAACTGGCTTGCCGTAAGAGGAGACGACCCCGGACCGCTGTTTCCGGGGAAGACCGGCAGGGCTATGAGCATCCGGAATATTGAATATATGATAGAGAAATATGCATACAATGCCAGGCTGGAAGACATAACACCGCACGTTTTAAGACATACCTTCTGCAAGGCTCTGGTGGATGCAGGCGAAAGCCTTGACAGAGTGGCCGAACTTGCCGGGCATTCGGATCTGAATGTAACGGCGAGGTACACAAGGCCGACGAGGAGGGATCTGCAGAAGAGTGTGGATAAGCTGGCATGGGAGTAG